The Gammaproteobacteria bacterium genome contains the following window.
GAAAAAGCGGCTCTCCAGTTATTTTCGCAAAACCGGTTTATCAACCCGCATCATCTCACTGGTTAATAACATCGGTTCAATCGAAGTCATCAACACGCGCACCGAAAGCGAAGCACTGCTGCTGGAAAACGATTTAATCAAGAACCTCAATCCGCGCTACAACATCCTGTTTCGTGATGATAAAAGCTATCCTTACATCTGCCTCAGTAACCATGACTTTCCACGCCTGACCGTTTTCAGGGGCAAACCCGATAAACGCAAGGGGACATTTTATGGCCCGTTCCCGAGCGCCGGGTCGATTCGATATACCATCAACCATGTGCAGCGCATGTTCCAGCTGCGTAATTGCGAAGATTCTGCACTGTCGAATCGCACCCGCGCGTGCTTACAGTATCAAATCAAGCGTTGTACCGGTCCCTGCGTCGGACACACGGACAAGGAAAGTTATCGTTCGCAGATCGAACAGGCGCAGATGTTTCTCGAAGGTAAAAGCGACGAGCTCATCGACCAACAGATCGAACTCATGGAAAAATACTCGTCCGAACTCGATTTCGAACAGGCGGCACAGGTTCGCGACCGCATCGAAACCTTGCGGCGGGTTACCGAAAAACAGTTTGTCACCGATTTCAATGGAGACATTGACATCATCGCCTGCGAATTGCGCCAGGATTTCAGCTGTATCCAGTTGTTCATGATTCGCAATGGTACGTCGCTCGGCAACAAAGCCTTTTTTAATCGTGCCAAACTTGATACCGATGCGCCGAGTCTGCTTGAAACCTTCATCATGCAACATTATTCCAATCACCCGGCCCCGGGAGAGATTATCGTCAGCCATGATCTCGAAAACGTCGAATTGCTTGCCGACTCTTTACATCTGCTCAGTCATTCGCGGGTCAGGATAACGCACCGGGTTCGCGGTAAACGCCAGCGCGCACTGGAGAGTGCAATCAACAACGCGAAACAGGCACTGGAAAGCTACCTGCTTTCAGCGAGCTTGCTCAGCAAGCGATTTCAGAACCTGGTCGAAATTTTACATCTCGAAGCGCCTCCCGAGCGTATCGAATGCTTCGATATCAGCCATACCATGGGTGAATCGACCAAGGCGTCCTGCGTCGTGTATGGCAGGGAGGGCCCCATAAAAAGCGAATATCGACGTTACAATATTAAAGATATCACGCCGGGTGACGATTACGGCGCGATGCGCCAGGTACTGGAACGCCGATACAGCAAGCGCCAGAATTCTCCCGAACAACTACCTGACCTGATTTTAATCGATGGCGGAAAAGGCCAACTCGGCATAGCACTGGACGTGCTGGAGTCGATGAATATACCGAACATCAAGGAAAATCTAAGGGTTTTCGGAATCGCCAAAGGTGTCGAGCGACGCGCCGGTTACGAAGACATCATCGACGAAGAGATGTCATCCCTAAATTTTTCGATGGATTCGCCGGCACTGCTGCTGATTCAGCAGATTCGTGATGAGGCGCATCGATTTGCGATTACAGGACATCGCCAGGCCCGCGCAAAAACGCGGCGCAAATCCAGGCTCGAGGAAATTCCGGGTATCGGCGTAAGAAAAAGGCAGCTGTTACTGAATACCTTTGGTGGATTACAAGGCGTGCAGGCTGCCGGGGTCGAGGAACTGATGCAAATCAAGGGCATTAACCGGGAGACCGCTCAGGCGATTTATGATAGGTTCCACGGTTAGACCGTTGACTGGCGAGCCATGAAAATAACCTTGCCCACCGCGATTACGCTGTTTCGAATTGTCCTGATTCCGCTTTTCGTCATTGTGTTTTATTTACCTTTTGGCTGGGCTAATGTCGCCGCAACTTTGATTTTTGCAATTGCCGGTATAAGCGATTGGGTGGATGGATTCCTGGCCCGTTCAATGCAGCAGGAATCGTCGTTTGGTGCTTTCCTTGATCCGGTAGCTGACAAATTGATGGTTGTCGTGATTATCGTTGTGCTGGTGGAGGCTCACCCGAGTATTTACATGGTCTTACCATCGGTTATCATTGTCGCCCGGGAGATATCAATTTCTGCTTTGCGTGAATGGATGGCACAACTGGGCAGCAGTACTACGGTACAGGTATCGTTCATTGGCAAATCCAAGACGGTTGCACAGATGCTGGCACTCGGTTTCATGATATTTTCTGAGCCGTTCATGGATTTACCTATCTTTGAAATAGGCCTCTGGATTTACTATGTCGCGGCATTGTTGACCATTGTTTCGATGATGATTTACCTGCGCGCGGCCTGGCCTGTGATAAGCCGACATGGATGACAGGACCCGCAGGGAGCTGGCTTGACAGCTAAGGGTGAATCTATAGAATAACGGCTCTTTTGCGGGAATAGCTCAGCTGGTAGAGCACAACCTTGCCAAGGTTGGGGTCGCGAGTTCGAATCTCGTTTCCCGCTCCAGTTTTCATGCCTCGATTCGATCGGGGCTTTTTTTGGCCATCGCTATTCAGTAAAGTAGCATGTCCGGGGCTCTTCGTTAGGCGGAAAAGCCTTTTCATTGGCTGGGTGGCAGAGTGGTTATGCAGCGGCCTGCAAAGCCGTGTACGGCGGTTCGATTCCGCCCTCAGCCTCCATTCATTTGCCCGGATGGCGAAATTGGTAGACGCAAGGGACTTAAAATCCCTCGACCTTAACGGTCGTGCCGGTTCGACTCCGGCTCCGGGCACCACCTACAAAACCAATATTAACAAGCACTTATTTCTTAAACCTCATGTAACATTTAGATTGGATTTGTTTCCAATATTTTTATTTAAATCCAGTACTACCCAATACCGCGGATCGTAAAAAGGCTGAAATTGATAACATTGGTCAACAGTTTGTATTCGGGTTTTGTTGAATTCCCAAAATACTTGCGCGAGTTTCGTGCGAGTATCGTGGTATGTCTGTTTCTGGCGATAATGGGACATTCACGGGCACAAGATTGTAGTCCTCCTGACAAAAGACTAGAAGGATTGCCCATCCTCGAGGTCACAATCGACAACAATGACATCTTCGATCTAGAGCAAGAAGATCAGAATTTATGGATTCACAAATGGGCTAACAAACTTCATATTAATACGCGGAAAAAAACAATCGAGGAACAGCTGTTGTTCGATCCTCAGGACGGCTATAACCAGCAACTGATAAATGAGACCGAGCGCCTGTTACGTAACCGGAATTATATCCACGACGCAGAAATCACCGCGGAGGAAGTTTGCGGAAAAGGTGTGAAACTGACGGTCGCAACCACTGACAACTGGACTTTAACGCCAAGCATCACAGTCAGTCGGTCTGGCGGGGAGACACGTACGGCTTTCGAAATCGAAGAGTCAAATCTGCTAGGACTGGGAACCGAAATTAAGATCCTGTCGGAGTCCGATGAGGAGAGGGACTCAGATGCTTTCGTCTACAGGGACATCAACTGGTTAGGGAATCTCAAGACCTTGAAACTGGAGCTTGCAGACAATAGCGATGGCCACGTTTACGAGGTGGACCTGGCGCGCCCATTTATAAAACAGGATTCAAAATACGCCTGGTCGATATGGCCCTCTTCGATTGAAAGAGAGAACCCGATTTACGAACAGGGTGACGAGGTGGCAAAAGTGGGGGAGATGAACGATTCGCTGCTGTTGAGTTATGGATGGTCTGACGGTCTGGTCGGTGATTCGGTTTCAAGGTATCGCCTGGGGTGGTTTGCCAACAGGCTGAGGTATAACACGGTTGATGATCCGAATATAGAACTACCGGAAGATGTAGACAAGAGTTATCCCTTTATCGAGTATGAGCATTTGAATGTTAAATATGTAGAGAGAATTAATTTCCGGGTGATGGGCATAACCGAGGATATCAAGTTGGGCACCAGTATGAGAACCAGAATCGGGTGGAAGGACGCGGCCTACGAATCGACACAGGAAGGTTATGTACTGGAGTTCGATTATAGTTTAGGCAACTTTATTTCAACGCATACCCTGGGACTTTTTGATCTGAGGTTGAGCCATGAATCTAACAAAACGATCGACGACACCGGCCGAATTGTGATGCGAGGGCAGCTATACAATTTTCGGGGTGTAAATGACAGTTACGTGTTTAGCAGCAGGCTGGAAGCGGCGCAAAATCCCGAACTATTTGAACGGATTGAGGTCGGTGGTGATTCCGGGTTGAAGGGATATCCGGTTCGGTTTCAGAATGGGGAGCGAGCATTCACGCTTTCCGCGGAACGGCGGGTATACTTCAACGTGTATCTCTGGCAACTGTTTAAATTTGGATTTGCAGTATTTGCGGAAGCCGGCTCGGCCTGGGACAACGGGGAAAATCCGATCTGGCTTAGTGATGTTGGAACCGGTCTACGCCTGGTATCGACCCGTCAATCCAACTCCAAGGTTCTGCATATCGATATCGCCTTCCCGCTTAGTGAGAAAGAGGACATTGATGATTACCAGCTTTTCGTCAGGGCAAGAACCGAATTTTAGCAGCGACGCTATTGCAGATCGACCAAATCAGTCAGGTTCTCGATTTCGATCGTAGGCTCGATTCTCCAGAGATCTAACACCGCGTTGGTCGCTTTAAATCGACTGGGATCATATCGCCGATGGTATGCCAAGGGCAGAATTCCCGACTCAGTCTTCGAAGTAAAGCTGGATACATCTCCATGTTAATTCGCCAAAGCCGCTGTTTTTTTATAAGGTATGAGGTCCGCTTTCAGTTGCGGTTTCAACCGGTCGATAGCTGACCCTCATCTGTAAAATTCGAGTGTCTGCTCTTTGATTGTCCAGAAGGAATTACATGCCAGACAGAGATTAACTTTTCAGTTAAACTTACTTTACCTTTGGGCGATTCGATAATTCTACGGTTGAATTCATCCCCCAACACTGACCATTCCACAAGAAAGCCTCTTTCGATTGAGAAGATTGAAAGACATAAGCGCTGCATAACAATTATCTGGCAAGATGGGCGGCAAAGTGAATTTCACCACCTGTGGTTGCGTGACAATTGTACCTGCCCGCAATGTGGTGACCGCAGTGGTGGCCACCGCTACCTGGAACTCGGAAATATTGACCCGGAAATTACGCCCGACGAAGTTAGGCTAAGTGCGACTGGATCCCTTCAGATCCACTGGAAGGGTGACGGTCATATCACCACTTACTCACCCGCCTGGTTACGCGAAAATTGTTATTCGTGCGAGGCCATCGCTGAGCGACGAGGCCAATCGAAGCTGTGGTACTCGGCACTTAACGGCCATATCCCCGAATGGAATTACAACGAGGTTGTCGCCGATGAATCGATTCGTCTGCAAATGTTTCAGCGTATTGATGATTATGGTTTTGTTATCCTCAATGCGGTTCCGACACACCAGGACGAGATCGAACGGCTGGCGGCAGTGTTCGGATTTATT
Protein-coding sequences here:
- the pgsA gene encoding CDP-diacylglycerol--glycerol-3-phosphate 3-phosphatidyltransferase, with amino-acid sequence MKITLPTAITLFRIVLIPLFVIVFYLPFGWANVAATLIFAIAGISDWVDGFLARSMQQESSFGAFLDPVADKLMVVVIIVVLVEAHPSIYMVLPSVIIVAREISISALREWMAQLGSSTTVQVSFIGKSKTVAQMLALGFMIFSEPFMDLPIFEIGLWIYYVAALLTIVSMMIYLRAAWPVISRHG
- the uvrC gene encoding excinuclease ABC subunit UvrC; this encodes MNQRQHFDHKGFLATVSSKPGVYRMIDRNDKVIYVGKAKNLKKRLSSYFRKTGLSTRIISLVNNIGSIEVINTRTESEALLLENDLIKNLNPRYNILFRDDKSYPYICLSNHDFPRLTVFRGKPDKRKGTFYGPFPSAGSIRYTINHVQRMFQLRNCEDSALSNRTRACLQYQIKRCTGPCVGHTDKESYRSQIEQAQMFLEGKSDELIDQQIELMEKYSSELDFEQAAQVRDRIETLRRVTEKQFVTDFNGDIDIIACELRQDFSCIQLFMIRNGTSLGNKAFFNRAKLDTDAPSLLETFIMQHYSNHPAPGEIIVSHDLENVELLADSLHLLSHSRVRITHRVRGKRQRALESAINNAKQALESYLLSASLLSKRFQNLVEILHLEAPPERIECFDISHTMGESTKASCVVYGREGPIKSEYRRYNIKDITPGDDYGAMRQVLERRYSKRQNSPEQLPDLILIDGGKGQLGIALDVLESMNIPNIKENLRVFGIAKGVERRAGYEDIIDEEMSSLNFSMDSPALLLIQQIRDEAHRFAITGHRQARAKTRRKSRLEEIPGIGVRKRQLLLNTFGGLQGVQAAGVEELMQIKGINRETAQAIYDRFHG